One part of the Streptomyces lydicus genome encodes these proteins:
- a CDS encoding bifunctional 3-phenylpropionate/cinnamic acid dioxygenase ferredoxin subunit — MIPVCHLADLPVGESVRIDTAPPVAVFNADGQLYAIDDTCTHQDASLADGWLEGCLVECPLHAASFDLRTGAPTCLPARRAVRTHPVTVEDGMIYVHHLAEEGTAA; from the coding sequence GTGATTCCTGTCTGCCACCTCGCCGACTTGCCCGTGGGCGAGTCCGTACGCATCGACACCGCACCTCCTGTCGCCGTCTTCAACGCCGACGGGCAGCTGTACGCCATCGACGACACCTGCACCCACCAGGACGCCTCGCTCGCGGACGGCTGGCTGGAGGGGTGTCTGGTCGAATGCCCGCTGCACGCCGCTTCATTCGATCTGCGCACCGGCGCACCCACCTGCCTGCCCGCACGCCGGGCCGTTCGCACCCACCCGGTGACCGTCGAGGACGGCATGATCTACGTCCACCACCTCGCCGAGGAGGGCACCGCCGCATGA
- a CDS encoding TetR/AcrR family transcriptional regulator — protein sequence MGETSQHDTVRAHHRRSARDTRLRLLDAASELFAERGYERTTVRDIAARAGANQALLFRYFGSKKALFGEVMARGGQEQLRTTPAGQLFDVALRGMLAGGRTGGDRSLEVCLRSIGGSDEIADALRGLGEEYAEVLATLSPSDNGPLRADLALSWLLGIGLMRVVVGKEPLASADPDTVSALVAGALGNLLEGLPVDGSAGDGSAGDGSAEG from the coding sequence GTGGGGGAGACCTCGCAGCACGACACCGTGCGGGCACACCACCGCCGCAGCGCCCGGGACACCCGGCTGCGGCTGCTCGACGCCGCGTCGGAACTGTTCGCCGAGCGCGGCTACGAGCGGACGACGGTGCGCGACATCGCGGCCCGCGCCGGCGCCAACCAGGCCCTGCTGTTCCGCTACTTCGGATCGAAGAAAGCCCTGTTCGGAGAGGTGATGGCGCGTGGCGGACAGGAGCAGCTGCGCACCACGCCCGCCGGGCAGCTGTTCGACGTGGCGCTGCGCGGCATGCTCGCCGGCGGGCGCACGGGCGGCGACCGGTCGCTGGAGGTGTGTCTGCGTTCCATCGGCGGCAGCGACGAGATCGCGGACGCGCTGCGGGGCCTGGGGGAGGAGTACGCGGAGGTGCTCGCGACCCTCTCGCCGTCCGACAACGGCCCGTTGCGTGCCGATCTGGCGCTTTCCTGGCTGTTGGGAATTGGCTTGATGCGAGTGGTCGTCGGCAAGGAACCCCTGGCGAGCGCCGACCCCGACACGGTCTCCGCCCTCGTCGCCGGCGCGCTGGGAAACCTCTTGGAGGGCCTGCCGGTGGACGGTTCGGCGGGGGACGGCTCAGCGGGGGACGGCTCGGCGGAGGGGTGA
- a CDS encoding cytochrome P450 — translation MTTADTAPLSYPFNVAESLELADEYERARNRPGLLKVRMAYGEPAWLVTRYAEARFVLGDQRFSRAASALHDEPRQSEGRRTSGILGMDPPDHTRLRTLVAKAFTVRQVEKLRPQVVALTHELLDELEAAGPPADLVDRFALPIPVAVICRLLGVPAEDRPRFRVWSDAALSTSSLTSEEFDANQEELRAYMRQLIQEHRRAPQDDLMTALIDARDVGDRLSELELVDLCVGILVAGHETTATQIPNFVLALLDHPDQLALLRERPDLIGNAVEELLRFVPLGSGASQPRYATEDIDVGGTLVRAGTPVLVAVGAANRDALRFDTPGTLDIARSGNQHLGFGHGVHHCLGAPLARLELQEALGALLTRFPKLHVAGDVEWKSQMLVRGPRVLPVGW, via the coding sequence TTGACCACAGCCGACACAGCACCCCTCTCCTACCCCTTCAATGTCGCCGAGAGCCTTGAGCTCGCCGACGAGTACGAGCGGGCCCGCAACCGCCCCGGCCTGCTCAAGGTGCGGATGGCGTACGGCGAACCGGCCTGGCTGGTCACCCGCTACGCCGAGGCCCGTTTCGTCCTCGGTGACCAGCGTTTCAGCCGCGCCGCGAGCGCCCTGCACGACGAACCCCGGCAGTCCGAGGGCCGGCGCACCAGCGGCATCCTCGGCATGGACCCACCGGACCACACCCGGCTGCGGACCCTGGTGGCCAAGGCGTTCACGGTCCGCCAGGTCGAGAAGCTCAGGCCGCAGGTCGTGGCGCTGACCCATGAACTCCTCGACGAGCTGGAGGCCGCCGGGCCACCGGCCGACCTGGTGGACCGCTTCGCGCTGCCCATCCCCGTCGCCGTCATCTGCCGGCTGCTCGGCGTACCGGCCGAGGACCGGCCACGCTTCCGGGTCTGGAGCGACGCCGCCCTGTCGACCAGCTCACTGACTTCCGAGGAGTTCGACGCCAACCAGGAGGAACTGCGCGCCTACATGCGGCAGTTGATCCAGGAGCACCGGCGTGCACCGCAGGACGACCTGATGACCGCGTTGATCGACGCCCGGGACGTCGGCGACCGGCTCTCCGAGCTCGAACTCGTCGACCTCTGCGTCGGCATCCTCGTCGCCGGGCACGAGACCACCGCCACGCAGATCCCCAACTTCGTCCTCGCCCTGCTGGACCACCCCGACCAGCTCGCCCTGCTGCGCGAACGGCCGGACCTCATCGGCAACGCCGTCGAGGAGCTGCTGCGGTTCGTCCCGCTGGGCAGCGGCGCGAGCCAGCCCCGCTACGCCACCGAAGACATCGATGTCGGCGGCACACTCGTCCGGGCCGGCACCCCGGTCCTCGTCGCCGTCGGCGCCGCGAACCGCGACGCGCTGCGCTTCGACACGCCCGGCACCCTGGACATCGCCCGGTCCGGCAACCAGCACCTCGGCTTCGGTCACGGCGTCCACCACTGCCTGGGCGCCCCGCTGGCCCGGCTGGAACTCCAGGAGGCGCTCGGCGCCCTGCTCACCCGCTTCCCGAAGCTGCACGTGGCCGGCGATGTGGAGTGGAAGAGCCAGATGCTGGTGCGCGGCCCGCGGGTCCTGCCGGTGGGGTGGTGA
- a CDS encoding SPFH domain-containing protein, with product MLFWHVPAPNEALLISGSKRRAGDAQFRIVTGHGCWVLPVKQKASLLSLSLRETEISEDCVTQQGIRLAVRAVAVFKVGDDQPSIANAARRFLDEQASMEELVGRIFAGHLRSIVGGLTVEQIIRERDRVAQEVKDGSHSEMEKLGIVVDALQIQEIGDTSGYITNLAAPDAAAVASAARIAQARADQEATEREQQAAALKAEYERDTAIKRAGFRAETEQYNARAAQAGPLSQARASQEVIEEQTALAERQAALAAQRLEAEVRRPADAEAYRLRTLAEAQRDQVRYEADARAYSERAVAQARADANNALASSLRDGNQELLAANRTVENLPALAEAAAEGISGSQLTVLNGTDGLNEIASAVVGQGLAILDALKKSPGTAGGASGAAPPLADGAGSLPPKVTRLKQDGPASGS from the coding sequence ATGCTGTTCTGGCATGTTCCCGCGCCGAACGAGGCGCTGCTGATCTCCGGCTCGAAGCGCCGGGCCGGGGACGCCCAATTCCGTATCGTCACGGGCCACGGCTGCTGGGTCCTGCCCGTCAAGCAGAAGGCGAGCCTGCTGTCGCTGTCGCTGCGGGAGACGGAGATCTCCGAGGACTGCGTCACGCAGCAGGGCATCCGGCTCGCCGTGCGGGCGGTCGCGGTCTTCAAGGTCGGTGACGACCAGCCGTCGATCGCCAACGCCGCGCGGCGGTTCCTGGACGAGCAGGCCAGCATGGAGGAGCTGGTGGGGCGGATCTTCGCCGGCCATCTGCGGTCGATCGTCGGCGGGCTGACCGTCGAGCAGATCATCCGGGAGCGGGACCGGGTCGCCCAGGAGGTCAAGGACGGCAGCCACTCCGAGATGGAGAAGCTCGGCATCGTCGTCGACGCCCTGCAGATCCAGGAGATCGGCGACACCTCCGGCTACATCACCAACCTGGCCGCACCGGACGCCGCGGCCGTCGCCAGCGCCGCCCGGATCGCCCAGGCCAGGGCCGACCAGGAGGCGACCGAGCGGGAGCAGCAGGCGGCGGCGCTCAAGGCGGAGTACGAGCGGGACACCGCGATCAAGCGGGCCGGGTTCCGCGCGGAGACCGAGCAGTACAACGCCCGCGCCGCACAGGCCGGCCCGTTGTCCCAGGCCAGGGCCTCGCAGGAGGTCATCGAGGAGCAGACCGCGCTGGCCGAGCGGCAGGCCGCGCTGGCCGCCCAGCGTCTGGAGGCGGAGGTACGCCGCCCCGCGGACGCCGAGGCGTACCGGCTGCGGACCCTGGCGGAGGCCCAGCGCGACCAGGTCCGCTACGAGGCGGACGCCCGCGCGTACAGCGAACGGGCCGTCGCCCAGGCCCGTGCCGACGCGAACAACGCGCTGGCCTCCTCGCTGCGGGACGGCAATCAGGAGCTGCTCGCCGCCAACCGCACCGTCGAGAACCTCCCGGCCCTGGCGGAGGCCGCCGCCGAGGGGATCTCCGGCTCGCAGCTGACCGTCCTCAACGGCACCGACGGCCTGAACGAGATCGCCTCCGCCGTCGTCGGGCAGGGCCTGGCCATCCTCGACGCCCTGAAGAAGTCACCGGGCACCGCGGGCGGCGCGTCCGGCGCGGCTCCTCCGCTGGCCGACGGCGCCGGCTCGCTGCCCCCGAAGGTGACCAGGCTCAAGCAGGACGGCCCGGCCTCCGGGTCGTAG
- the dacB gene encoding D-alanyl-D-alanine carboxypeptidase/D-alanyl-D-alanine endopeptidase, with the protein MSPTARRRRIPRRAVVTLALLLSVGVVVTGLVQAPPPPSPPPAPARDSLGPRLAAVMGKPAYRHAQWGLFQQNPRTGKVVRSRFADQFFIPGSTAKLFSVSGAWHTLGGNHRFDTPVYAVGRRRQATLRGDLVLVAQGDLTLGGRTRRNGTVAYTPIDHTYANDVPGATLTPENPLAGLDQLARQVRAAGIRRVDGDVVVDARLFRPDPDLDPTPTPLIVNDNVIDLLTSPGRAAGSPAALEVRPKVAPYRVTSSVRTVAAGKPTAIAVRTSPDGTRIELSGTIAAGSAPVLRISPVKDPDAFGRTALIEALRRAGVQVTANAVAPRPAARLPRSYRGLPAVARYTSPPYREYAKLILKVSHNLGANLGMCLMATTTGSTDCEDGFPVLAAFLDAAKVDRKAVQLADGRGGNPADRTTPRALAQILTYWQRTGEARNFREALPVLGVDGTLADSCRHCPSRGKVFAKTGTAVGGDTLNDRLAVGAETVAGYLETGKGRYDVFFTGVNGAATPTAAIQGVLTIADDVADTAALLQQKSGG; encoded by the coding sequence ATGTCACCAACCGCCCGGCGCCGGAGGATCCCCCGGCGCGCCGTCGTCACGCTGGCGCTCCTGCTGTCCGTCGGTGTCGTCGTCACCGGCCTCGTCCAGGCCCCTCCACCGCCCTCCCCGCCGCCCGCACCGGCCCGCGACAGCCTCGGCCCGCGCCTCGCGGCGGTCATGGGCAAACCCGCGTACCGGCACGCCCAGTGGGGGCTGTTCCAGCAGAACCCGCGGACGGGCAAGGTGGTGCGGTCCCGCTTCGCCGACCAGTTCTTCATCCCCGGTTCGACGGCCAAGCTGTTCAGCGTCAGCGGCGCCTGGCACACCCTCGGCGGTAACCACCGCTTCGACACCCCGGTGTACGCCGTCGGGCGGCGCCGGCAGGCGACGCTCAGGGGTGACCTGGTCCTCGTCGCCCAGGGCGACCTGACGCTCGGCGGCCGGACCCGCAGGAACGGCACCGTCGCCTACACCCCCATCGACCACACCTATGCCAACGACGTCCCCGGAGCCACCCTCACCCCCGAGAACCCGCTGGCCGGCCTCGACCAGCTCGCCCGTCAGGTGCGCGCCGCGGGGATCCGGCGGGTCGACGGCGATGTCGTGGTCGACGCCCGGCTGTTCCGGCCCGACCCGGATCTCGACCCGACGCCCACCCCGCTGATCGTCAACGACAACGTCATCGATCTGCTCACCTCTCCCGGGCGCGCCGCCGGCAGCCCCGCCGCCCTGGAGGTGCGTCCGAAGGTCGCGCCCTACCGGGTCACCTCGTCCGTCCGCACCGTCGCGGCCGGCAAACCCACCGCCATCGCCGTACGGACCTCACCCGACGGCACCCGGATCGAGCTGTCCGGCACCATCGCCGCGGGCTCCGCCCCCGTCCTGCGGATCTCCCCGGTCAAGGACCCCGACGCCTTCGGCCGGACCGCCCTGATCGAGGCGCTGCGCCGGGCCGGCGTCCAGGTCACCGCGAACGCCGTGGCACCGCGTCCCGCCGCCCGGCTGCCCCGCTCCTACCGGGGGCTGCCCGCGGTGGCCCGCTACACCTCCCCGCCGTACCGCGAGTACGCGAAGCTGATCCTCAAGGTGAGCCACAACCTCGGGGCGAACCTCGGGATGTGCCTGATGGCCACCACCACCGGGAGCACCGACTGCGAGGACGGATTCCCCGTGCTCGCCGCGTTCCTGGACGCCGCGAAGGTGGACCGCAAGGCCGTACAACTCGCCGACGGGCGGGGCGGCAACCCGGCCGACCGGACCACGCCGCGGGCGCTGGCGCAGATCCTGACGTACTGGCAGCGCACCGGCGAGGCCCGGAACTTCCGCGAGGCACTGCCGGTCCTGGGCGTGGACGGGACCCTGGCCGACTCCTGCCGGCACTGCCCGTCCCGCGGCAAGGTCTTCGCCAAGACCGGCACCGCGGTGGGCGGCGACACGCTCAACGACCGGCTGGCCGTCGGCGCCGAGACCGTCGCCGGCTACCTGGAGACCGGCAAGGGCCGCTACGACGTCTTCTTCACCGGTGTCAACGGCGCCGCCACCCCCACCGCCGCCATCCAGGGCGTGCTGACCATCGCCGACGACGTGGCCGATACCGCCGCCCTGCTGCAGCAGAAGAGCGGCGGCTGA
- a CDS encoding APC family permease — translation MTQADPAGAGGLKRRLGLFDAVTIGLGAMIGAGIFAALAPAAAAAGSGLLPALAGAAVVAYCNATSSARLAARYPASGGTYVYGRERLGAFWGYLAGWGFVVGKSASCAAMALTVGLYVWPGQAHAVAAAAVVALTAVNYAGVRKSAWLTRALVATVLAVLTVLVTVCLTSPAADPVRLDPGAGATAGGVLRAAGLLFFAFAGYARIATLGEEVRDPARTIPRAVPVALGVTLVVYAAVAVAALAVLGPARLAGAAAPLAEAVRAAGTPELVPLVRAGAAAAALGSLLALILGVSRTTLAMARDRHLPAVLAAVHPRFHVPHRAELAVGAVVAVLAATADVRAAIGFSSFGVLAYYAVANAAALTLTDAERCPPRVVPVVGLAGCLVLAFALPATAVVAGTAVLAAGAAAYGVRAARGTA, via the coding sequence ATGACGCAGGCGGACCCGGCCGGAGCGGGCGGGCTGAAGCGACGGCTGGGGCTCTTCGACGCCGTGACGATCGGGCTGGGGGCCATGATCGGGGCCGGGATCTTCGCGGCCCTGGCACCGGCCGCCGCCGCGGCCGGCTCCGGGCTGCTGCCGGCGCTGGCCGGCGCGGCGGTGGTCGCCTACTGCAACGCGACGTCCTCGGCCCGGCTGGCCGCCCGCTACCCGGCGTCCGGCGGCACCTACGTCTACGGCCGGGAGCGGCTGGGCGCGTTCTGGGGCTACCTCGCCGGGTGGGGCTTCGTCGTCGGCAAGAGCGCCTCGTGCGCGGCGATGGCGCTGACCGTGGGACTGTACGTCTGGCCGGGGCAGGCGCACGCGGTGGCGGCGGCCGCGGTGGTGGCGCTGACCGCGGTGAACTACGCCGGGGTGCGGAAGTCCGCCTGGCTCACCCGGGCCCTGGTCGCGACCGTACTCGCCGTGCTGACCGTGCTGGTGACGGTCTGCCTGACGAGCCCCGCCGCCGATCCCGTACGCCTGGATCCCGGCGCCGGCGCCACCGCGGGCGGGGTGCTGCGCGCCGCCGGTCTGCTGTTCTTCGCGTTCGCCGGGTACGCCCGGATCGCCACCCTCGGCGAGGAGGTGCGCGACCCCGCGCGCACCATCCCGCGCGCCGTCCCGGTGGCCCTGGGCGTCACGCTGGTGGTGTACGCCGCGGTCGCCGTCGCGGCGCTCGCGGTGCTGGGCCCCGCCCGGCTCGCCGGCGCCGCCGCGCCGCTGGCCGAGGCGGTACGCGCGGCCGGGACACCGGAGTTGGTGCCGCTGGTGCGGGCCGGTGCCGCCGCGGCGGCGCTGGGCTCGCTGCTCGCGCTGATCCTCGGCGTCTCCCGTACGACGCTGGCGATGGCCCGCGACCGGCACCTGCCCGCCGTGCTGGCCGCCGTCCACCCCCGCTTCCACGTGCCGCACCGCGCGGAACTCGCGGTCGGCGCCGTCGTGGCCGTGCTCGCCGCGACCGCCGACGTCCGGGCCGCGATCGGCTTCTCCTCCTTCGGCGTGCTGGCCTACTACGCGGTCGCCAACGCGGCCGCCCTGACCCTCACCGACGCGGAGCGCTGCCCGCCCCGCGTCGTCCCCGTGGTCGGCCTGGCCGGCTGCCTGGTCCTCGCCTTCGCCCTCCCGGCGACCGCGGTGGTGGCCGGCACCGCCGTCCTCGCGGCGGGCGCGGCCGCGTACGGGGTGCGCGCGGCGCGCGGCACCGCATGA
- a CDS encoding serine hydrolase domain-containing protein — protein sequence MREQAGQAFRSSGRRRGRRGAGPAAVAVVLGIVTAGTPAPPAASAATGPDSVRKGLHTLVRTDGVPAALASVRGRDGRTRTYTAGVGDLATGAKVPRDGQVRIGSNTKTFTAVVVLQLVGAGRIGLDDPVDRYLPGLVRGDGIDGRHLTVRQLLQQTSGLPNYSNYLSDDIRYYDPRELLDLALRHKADFAPGTRWAYSNTNYLVAGLIVQKVTGRPLAEEIDRRVIRRIGLRHTYFPAPGEVTIRERHPKGYHRETAGVPPVDATEWDPSWAWAAGQMVSTNSDLNRFFTALLDGRLLPKAQLDQMRTTVRAGYPFSAGARYGLGLVSTPLSCGGVYWGHGGSMTGYETRGGATEDGRAAGVAVTVQPGRTAKERMDGVVDTALCR from the coding sequence ATGCGTGAGCAGGCAGGGCAGGCGTTTCGTTCGTCCGGGCGGCGGCGTGGCCGGCGTGGAGCCGGGCCGGCGGCGGTCGCGGTGGTCCTCGGCATCGTGACGGCGGGCACCCCGGCGCCGCCCGCGGCGTCCGCCGCCACCGGGCCGGACTCCGTCCGGAAGGGCCTGCACACGCTGGTGCGCACCGACGGCGTGCCTGCCGCGCTGGCGAGCGTCCGGGGCCGCGACGGCCGGACGCGTACCTACACCGCCGGGGTCGGTGACCTGGCCACCGGTGCGAAGGTGCCCCGGGACGGTCAGGTGCGCATCGGCAGCAACACCAAGACGTTCACCGCGGTGGTCGTGCTGCAGCTGGTCGGTGCCGGCAGGATCGGGCTCGATGACCCGGTCGACAGGTATCTGCCCGGCCTGGTGCGCGGGGACGGGATCGACGGGCGCCACCTCACCGTCCGCCAACTGCTCCAGCAGACCAGCGGACTTCCCAACTACAGCAACTACCTCAGCGACGACATCCGCTACTACGACCCCCGCGAGCTCCTCGATCTCGCTCTCCGGCACAAGGCCGACTTCGCGCCCGGCACACGATGGGCCTACAGCAACACGAACTACCTGGTGGCCGGTCTGATCGTCCAGAAGGTCACCGGCCGCCCCCTCGCCGAGGAGATCGACCGGCGCGTCATCCGGCGCATCGGACTGCGCCACACCTACTTCCCGGCCCCCGGCGAGGTGACGATCCGGGAGCGCCACCCGAAGGGTTACCACCGGGAGACGGCCGGCGTGCCCCCGGTGGACGCCACGGAATGGGACCCTTCATGGGCCTGGGCGGCGGGCCAGATGGTGTCCACCAACTCCGACCTGAACCGGTTCTTCACCGCGCTGCTGGACGGGCGTCTCCTCCCGAAGGCGCAGCTCGACCAGATGCGCACCACCGTCCGCGCCGGTTACCCCTTCTCCGCCGGTGCTCGTTACGGGTTGGGGCTCGTCAGCACGCCGCTGTCGTGCGGCGGTGTCTACTGGGGCCACGGCGGCAGCATGACGGGATACGAGACCCGGGGCGGCGCCACCGAGGACGGCCGCGCCGCCGGCGTCGCGGTGACCGTCCAGCCGGGCCGGACGGCCAAGGAACGCATGGACGGTGTCGTGGACACGGCCCTGTGCCGCTGA
- a CDS encoding PPOX class F420-dependent oxidoreductase — MSKPPLPETAAAMLAKPNPSVITTLRRDGQPVSTATWYLWEDGRVLVNMDEGRKRLEHVRNDPRVSLTVLDDGDWYTHLTLIGRVAELRDDEDLTDIDRLARRYLGREYPQRDRRRVSAWIEIDRWHGWGGLKDSSQAG; from the coding sequence ATGTCGAAACCACCGCTCCCCGAAACCGCGGCCGCCATGCTGGCCAAGCCCAACCCGTCCGTCATCACCACGCTGCGGCGGGACGGCCAGCCGGTGTCCACCGCCACCTGGTACCTCTGGGAGGACGGCCGGGTCCTGGTCAACATGGACGAGGGCCGCAAGCGACTGGAACACGTACGCAACGACCCCCGGGTGTCGCTCACCGTGCTCGACGACGGCGACTGGTACACCCACCTCACCCTGATCGGCCGGGTCGCGGAGCTGCGTGACGACGAGGATCTGACCGACATCGACCGGCTGGCCCGGCGCTACCTCGGGCGGGAGTACCCCCAGCGGGACCGCCGCCGGGTCAGCGCCTGGATCGAGATCGACCGCTGGCACGGCTGGGGCGGTCTGAAGGACAGCAGCCAGGCCGGCTGA
- a CDS encoding bifunctional 5,10-methylenetetrahydrofolate dehydrogenase/5,10-methenyltetrahydrofolate cyclohydrolase, which yields MTTPATQSPTSPTARLMDGSALARRMVEEAAERAALLTRRTGRTPCLATVLVGDDPASVTYVRMKRSRCEQAGIRSRHVALPAATTTAELVDTLTALSDDPEVHGILLQHPVGPHIDERAAFEAIAPAKDVDGVTYHSFATMSFGADGFASCTPAGILRLLDHYGVELAGKHAVVVGRSAILGKPVGMLLLGRDATVTYCHSRTTDLAALTRQADVLVAAVGRPRFLTGDHIKPGAVVIDAGYNPGNVGDVDFDSARTRASLITPVPGGVGPMTIATLLTQTVDAAERLS from the coding sequence ATGACGACACCCGCCACCCAGTCCCCGACGTCCCCCACCGCCCGCCTCATGGACGGCAGCGCGCTCGCCCGCCGCATGGTCGAAGAGGCCGCCGAGCGGGCGGCGCTCCTCACCCGGCGGACCGGCCGGACCCCGTGCCTGGCGACCGTGCTGGTGGGCGACGACCCGGCCTCGGTGACCTACGTCCGCATGAAGCGCAGCCGCTGCGAGCAGGCCGGGATCCGGTCCCGGCACGTCGCCCTGCCGGCCGCGACCACCACCGCCGAGCTCGTCGACACCCTCACCGCGCTGTCGGACGACCCCGAGGTGCACGGCATCCTCCTCCAGCACCCGGTCGGCCCGCACATCGACGAGCGCGCCGCCTTCGAGGCCATCGCCCCCGCGAAGGACGTCGACGGCGTCACCTACCACTCCTTCGCCACGATGAGCTTCGGCGCCGACGGCTTCGCCTCCTGCACACCCGCCGGCATCCTCCGGCTCCTCGACCACTACGGCGTCGAGCTGGCGGGCAAGCACGCGGTGGTGGTCGGGCGCAGCGCCATCCTCGGCAAGCCCGTCGGGATGCTGCTGCTCGGCCGCGACGCCACCGTCACCTACTGCCACTCCCGCACCACCGACCTCGCGGCGCTCACCCGGCAGGCCGATGTCCTGGTCGCCGCCGTCGGCCGGCCCCGGTTCCTGACCGGCGACCACATCAAGCCCGGCGCCGTCGTCATCGACGCCGGCTACAACCCCGGCAACGTCGGTGACGTGGACTTCGACTCGGCGCGCACCCGCGCCTCCCTGATCACCCCGGTCCCCGGCGGCGTCGGCCCGATGACCATCGCCACCCTGCTCACCCAGACCGTCGACGCGGCGGAGCGCCTGAGCTGA
- a CDS encoding NAD(P)/FAD-dependent oxidoreductase: protein MKSVAVIGASLAGLYAARALRAQGFDGRLVIVGDERHRPYDRPPLSKDFLTGASGQEQLALADAEEIAELDAEWLLGTRATGLDTAAGAVLLDGGRSLSADGVVLATGAAPRRLPGEVPTGTHTLRTLDDAQALRADLAGGARRVVVIGAGFIGAEVASSCAALGHEVTVVEAAPLPLVPQLGEEMARICATLHADHKVTLLTGTGVSRLHGAGADGRVTAVELSDGRLLGADVVVVGIGVRPHTAWLEGSGLPLDDGVVCDAGGVTPLPHVVAVGDVARAAGSRAEHWTSATEQAAVAVRNLLAGSTVATHRSLPYFWSDQYGVRIQFAGRRAPGDTPRLVEGSPDDRSFLACYERDGRTTAVLALNRPRPFMRLRRELARATRPATA from the coding sequence ATGAAGTCGGTCGCAGTCATCGGAGCGTCCCTCGCGGGCCTGTACGCCGCCCGGGCCCTGCGCGCCCAGGGGTTCGACGGCCGGCTGGTGATCGTCGGGGACGAGCGGCACCGCCCCTACGACCGGCCGCCGCTGTCCAAGGACTTCCTGACCGGCGCGTCCGGCCAGGAGCAACTCGCCCTCGCCGACGCCGAGGAGATCGCCGAACTCGACGCCGAGTGGCTGCTCGGCACCCGCGCCACCGGACTCGACACCGCGGCCGGCGCGGTGCTCCTCGACGGCGGCCGGTCACTGAGCGCCGACGGCGTGGTCCTCGCCACCGGCGCCGCCCCGCGCCGGCTCCCCGGCGAGGTCCCCACCGGCACCCACACCCTGCGCACCCTCGACGACGCCCAGGCCCTCCGCGCGGACCTGGCCGGCGGCGCGCGCCGGGTCGTGGTGATCGGGGCCGGCTTCATCGGCGCCGAGGTCGCCTCCTCCTGCGCCGCCCTCGGCCACGAGGTCACCGTCGTCGAGGCCGCCCCGCTCCCCCTCGTCCCCCAACTCGGCGAGGAGATGGCCCGGATCTGCGCCACTCTGCACGCCGACCACAAGGTCACCCTCCTCACCGGGACAGGCGTCAGCCGCCTGCACGGCGCCGGCGCCGACGGCCGCGTCACCGCGGTCGAACTGTCCGACGGGCGGCTGCTCGGGGCCGATGTCGTGGTCGTGGGCATCGGCGTCCGTCCGCACACCGCCTGGCTCGAAGGCTCCGGCCTCCCGCTCGACGACGGCGTCGTGTGCGATGCCGGCGGCGTCACCCCGCTCCCGCACGTCGTCGCCGTCGGCGACGTCGCCCGGGCCGCCGGCAGCCGCGCCGAGCACTGGACCAGCGCCACCGAACAGGCCGCGGTGGCCGTCCGGAACCTGCTCGCCGGCAGCACCGTCGCCACCCACCGCTCACTGCCGTACTTCTGGTCCGACCAGTACGGCGTCCGCATCCAGTTCGCCGGCCGGCGGGCGCCCGGCGACACCCCGCGCCTCGTCGAGGGCTCCCCCGACGACCGCTCGTTCCTCGCCTGCTACGAACGCGACGGCCGCACCACCGCCGTGCTCGCGCTCAACCGCCCCCGCCCCTTCATGCGCCTGCGCCGCGAACTCGCCCGCGCCACCCGGCCGGCCACCGCCTGA
- a CDS encoding ferredoxin, whose protein sequence is MTWKVEIDPQQCIASGSCAAIAPDLFVLDGAHARPLKDVIEEDERALDAADVCPAAAITVRDGDKVVGPRP, encoded by the coding sequence GTGACGTGGAAGGTGGAGATCGACCCGCAGCAGTGCATCGCCTCGGGCTCCTGCGCCGCCATCGCCCCCGACCTCTTCGTCCTGGACGGCGCGCACGCCCGGCCGCTGAAGGACGTGATCGAGGAGGACGAGCGGGCGCTGGACGCGGCCGATGTGTGTCCGGCGGCGGCGATCACCGTCCGGGACGGTGACAAGGTCGTCGGGCCCCGCCCCTAG